In the Streptomyces sp. WMMC940 genome, CGACCCGGCCGACCCCCTCCGGCAGCACGTCCGCGGCCCACAGCCGGAACAGCAGGTACGCCGTCGACCTCTCGCTCGGCACGGCTACGGTCGCGTCGCTCAGGTCCGTGCCCGGCTCCCGGGTGAGCACGAGCGGGCCGCAGCCCCGGCCCAGCGCGCCGCCACAGGGCAGCAGCGCGTACTCGTCGAGGACGTACGGCAGCACCGCGTAGGAGACCTTCAGGACGTCGAACTCACCGCGCTCGGCCATGCCGTTGGTGATGTCGATGTCCGCGAACGTCACGTCGAGGCGGGGCGCGCCCGGGACCCGTCCGTGCGCCCATGCGTCGAAGACGAACGTGTCGTTCGGGCAGGGCGAGTAGGCGATCTTGATCTTGCTCATCGGGCCTCCTCCTCGAGGACGGGGCGCAGCAGCCGGAAAGCGTTCCGCAGGGCGTCCAGGGCCTCGCCGATGCGCCAGGCCGCCCGGTCTCGGGGGCCGACGGCGTTGGACACGGCGCGGATCTCGACGACGGGAACGCCGTGCGTCGCGGCGGCCTCGGCCACCCCGAACCCCTCCATCGCCTCGACGGCGGCGCGGGGGTGACGTGCGGTCAGCTCGGCGGCGCGGTCGGCGGTGCCGGTGACGGTCGACACCGTGAGGACGGGCCCGTGTACCGCGCCCAGTGCCTCGGCGATCCGCTCCGACAGCGCGGCGGGCGGGTGCACGGAACGCCCGAAGCCCAGTTCCTCGACCGGCAGGTGCCCGTCGGGTGTCTGCGCGCCCAGGTCGGCGGCGACGATCGCGTCCGCGACCACGAGCGTGACCGGCGGGGCGATGCCCGCGAAACCGCCGCCGATCCCGGCGGACACGACCAGGTCGTACGCGGGAGCGCCGGGCGCGGCCGCCGTCGCGGCCGTCAGTGCCGTGGCCGTCGCCGCGGCCGCCGCTGCGGGACCGACGCCCCCGGCCATGACGTCCACCGTCGTCCCCGCGCCCGCGCAGCGGTGCAGGGTGTGACCGCCCGGGATGCGGTGGGCGGTCACGGGGCCGCCGGGGGCGAGCCCGGCGGCGGCGGAGTCGGCCTCCGCCCGCACCGCGGTGACGACGAGTACGCGCATGGCTGAGCCGTTACGGTCGGCGCTCAGTCCTGGGCGAGCTTGAAGTGCCAGATTCCGGTCAGCTTCTTGCCCGAGGTCTCCACGATGGACACCTGCGCGGAACTGGAGGGCTCACCGGTCGTCGGGCTGGTGAAGAAGGCGCTGGCCGGGATCGTCCGGTACGTCTTGTGGTACGGCTCCTGCTCGGCGCGTTCGCCGCCGATGAAGATCGTCCAGCCGTTCTCGGCGATCTCGGGCTCGACACCGAAGCGGATCTTGTCGTCCGGCGCGACGGTGATGGACTTCTCGGCCTTCTCGTTGAGGCAGTCCTGGATCTGCGACTCCTTGATGGCCCGGCCGTCGTTGTAGCAGGCGGCTTCGGTGTGCACCGAGGTCGTCCCGACCGTCACGGTCGCGAGCGGCGTCGGCTTGTCGCAGGCGGAGAGTACGAGGAGGCCGGCGGACACGGCGCCGAGGGCGGCGGCGGCCCGGCGGCGCTTGCCGGAGAGGAACGCAACGGTCATGGTCCGAAGGCTATCGGGCGCCCGGTGTCCCGCAGCGCGGGGGTGCGGCGTGGCGTCCCCGATGGCTCCGCCCGCCCGCCCGTCCGCAGGTCCGCCCGTCCACCCTGCGCCGTCCGCGACCCCCGGCCGCGGGTCTCGCCGCGCCCCGGTGGGACCCGTGCTCCGGAGCCCACCGTGCGGCCGCCTCACCGTACGCGGGGCGCCACCGTGATCCGCGTCGGCGCCGTCGTGCTGCGTCGGGACGCCACGAGCAGTCCGCGCAGCGCCAGCACCGCGCCCAGTGCCAGGATGCCCGCCGCCATGGACATGCCCACCACGCCGTTCAGGGGCAGCGAGATCCCGATCGCCCCGCCGACCACCCACGACATCTGCAGGAGCGTCTCCGAGCGGGCGAAGGCCGAGGTCCGTACCGACTCCGGGACGTCGCGCTGGATCATCGCGTCCAGGGACAGCTTCGACAGCGCCTGGGAAAGCCCGGCCACCGCGCCCAGCACCGCCACCATCAGCGGACTGAAGAACACCGCCGCGAGCACCGCCGCGGACAGCGCCAGCGTCAGTCCCGTGGCGACGATCACCTCCGGAGGCCGGTTGCGCACCCACGCTCCGATCGCCGTTCCGCAGGCGTTCCCGATCCCCGCGGCGACGCCCACCATCACCAGCGAGGCGGCCGCGCTCTGCCCCGCCAGCGGATGGACGCGCAGCAGGAAGGCCAGGAAGAAGATGAGGAAACCCGACAGCATGCGGTGGGCCACGTTCGCCTGGAGTCCGTGCAGCACGGACGGGCCGACGGTCCGCAGACTCGGCTTCCGCTCGCCGTGCGTCAGGATGTGCGCCTTCCGTTCGCCCTTCGCCGAGTCGACCTTGGGCGGCATGCTCAACGAGAGGAACGTGCCCGCGGCGAAGATCGCGCACGCGCCGTACAGCGGCCAGGCGGGGCCGATCTGCTGGAGGGCCGGCGCCGATCGGCGCGGCGATGCCCGTGGCCAGCAGCCCGGCCAGCGTCACCCGCGAGTTCGCCTTCACCAGGGCGAACCCCGTCGGCAGCAGACGCGGCACGACGGCGCTGCGGATCACCCCGTACGCCTTCGAGCACACCAGTACGCCGAGTGCCGCCGGGTACAGCTCGATGCCGCCCGTCGCGACCGCGCCCGACATGGTCAGTGCCAGCAGCGCGCGGGCCGTCATCGTGCCCGCCATCGCCGCACGGCGGCCGTGCGGAACATGGTCCAGCAGCGGGCCGATCACCGGGGCCAGCAGCGTGAACGGCGCCATGGTGATCGCCAGGTAGAGCGCGACCCGCCCG is a window encoding:
- a CDS encoding futalosine hydrolase, with product MRVLVVTAVRAEADSAAAGLAPGGPVTAHRIPGGHTLHRCAGAGTTVDVMAGGVGPAAAAAATATALTAATAAAPGAPAYDLVVSAGIGGGFAGIAPPVTLVVADAIVAADLGAQTPDGHLPVEELGFGRSVHPPAALSERIAEALGAVHGPVLTVSTVTGTADRAAELTARHPRAAVEAMEGFGVAEAAATHGVPVVEIRAVSNAVGPRDRAAWRIGEALDALRNAFRLLRPVLEEEAR
- a CDS encoding DUF2771 domain-containing protein, whose protein sequence is MTVAFLSGKRRRAAAALGAVSAGLLVLSACDKPTPLATVTVGTTSVHTEAACYNDGRAIKESQIQDCLNEKAEKSITVAPDDKIRFGVEPEIAENGWTIFIGGERAEQEPYHKTYRTIPASAFFTSPTTGEPSSSAQVSIVETSGKKLTGIWHFKLAQD